From the Kitasatospora viridis genome, one window contains:
- the ald gene encoding alanine dehydrogenase, which yields MTKVGIPREVKNHEYRVAITPAGVHELVRNGHEVYIEDGAGIGSSIPNEEYVAAGATILGTADEVWATADLLLKVKEPIAQEYHRLRKGQTLFTYLHLAADRAGTDALVASGTTAIAYETVQTANGALPLLAPMSEVAGRLAPQVGSYHLMRPAGGRGVLPGGVPGTHPAKAVVIGGGVSGWHAATIAIGMGYEVTLLDRDINKLREADKIFGTKIKAIMSNSFELEKAVIEADLVIGAVLIPGAKAPKLVTNELVSRMKPGSVLVDIAIDQGGCFEDSHPTTHAEPTFQVHNSVFYCVANMPGAVPNTSTYALTNATLPYVVELANRGWKEALRRDAALAKGLNVHEGQITFPAVAEAFGLPSVSLENVLA from the coding sequence GTGACCAAGGTCGGCATCCCCCGCGAGGTCAAGAACCACGAGTACCGCGTGGCCATCACGCCCGCCGGCGTGCATGAGCTGGTCCGCAACGGCCACGAGGTCTACATCGAGGACGGTGCCGGCATCGGCTCCTCGATCCCGAACGAGGAGTACGTGGCCGCCGGTGCCACCATCCTCGGCACCGCCGACGAGGTGTGGGCCACCGCCGACCTGCTGCTCAAGGTCAAGGAGCCGATCGCGCAGGAGTACCACCGCCTGCGCAAGGGCCAGACCCTCTTCACCTACCTGCACCTGGCGGCCGACCGGGCCGGCACCGACGCGCTGGTCGCCTCCGGCACCACCGCGATCGCCTACGAGACCGTGCAGACCGCCAACGGCGCGCTGCCGCTGCTCGCCCCGATGTCCGAGGTCGCGGGCCGGCTGGCCCCGCAGGTCGGCTCCTACCACCTGATGCGCCCGGCCGGCGGCCGCGGCGTCCTGCCGGGCGGCGTGCCCGGCACCCACCCGGCCAAGGCCGTGGTCATCGGCGGCGGCGTCTCCGGCTGGCACGCGGCCACCATCGCGATCGGCATGGGCTACGAGGTGACCCTGCTGGACCGCGACATCAACAAGCTGCGCGAGGCCGACAAGATCTTCGGCACCAAGATCAAGGCCATCATGTCCAACTCCTTCGAGCTGGAGAAGGCCGTCATCGAGGCCGACCTGGTGATCGGCGCCGTGCTGATCCCGGGCGCCAAGGCCCCCAAGCTGGTCACCAACGAGCTGGTCTCCCGGATGAAGCCGGGCTCGGTGCTGGTCGACATCGCGATCGACCAGGGCGGCTGCTTCGAGGACTCGCACCCCACTACGCACGCCGAGCCGACCTTCCAGGTCCACAACTCGGTCTTCTACTGCGTGGCCAACATGCCGGGTGCGGTGCCGAACACCTCCACCTACGCGCTGACCAACGCCACCCTGCCCTACGTGGTCGAGCTGGCGAACCGGGGCTGGAAGGAGGCGCTGCGCCGGGATGCCGCGCTGGCCAAGGGCCTCAACGTGCACGAGGGCCAGATCACCTTCCCGGCGGTCGCCGAGGCCTTCGGCCTGCCGTCCGTCTCCCTGGAGAACGTGCTCGCCTGA
- a CDS encoding tetratricopeptide repeat protein, with the protein MDARPAPVQGAGPEPFAGRSAELAALTAQLRAPATGRGCRVLLVVGRPGAGRTALARRFARTELGGRQLLTAHLADPDGTPHAPGAVARRLLALLGRSTRALPPAGPGAADPACAELRAALTGRDTLLLLDDVPDAEHLAPLLPEEPRCLVLAVSAGPLTALADRFPVDPVILRGLDEAAAVELLTALVGGTRIGCDPVAAAELGEACAERPAPLRLMAGWLRAHPKAAVPEAAVALRAVEGAADPLAAALLLRYRALPVAQARMLRMLTLAPGGRVDPRTASALAGCPAPEAVAVLHALAEQELLDQADPAADGTARYRLPGRHFARLLALREEHDRPAAVQLARARLLERLIRLTDSARALLDPAVPAPDPLPGPLRLRSAEHARRWLAEECEWLLAAAEQALARADLDGSVGRLVGALLRTLPLAAEHGLPAGEAHRLHALVLALAERQGAPRRAAAALLNLGDLRAAAGEWAVAAEHYQAAVAHTRQPRDDAAAARALEGVGECRRALGEAVRAADAYGRALALRQGLGDGAGQARLLTRLAEAHAAQRRFDEAVREYRSALGLLRRLGDERGAGAVGRALNRLSAS; encoded by the coding sequence ATGGACGCTCGGCCTGCCCCCGTGCAGGGGGCCGGGCCCGAACCGTTCGCCGGGCGGAGCGCGGAACTCGCCGCACTCACCGCCCAGCTGCGCGCCCCCGCGACCGGCCGCGGCTGCCGGGTGCTGCTGGTGGTCGGCCGGCCCGGCGCCGGCCGCACCGCGCTGGCCCGGCGGTTCGCCCGCACCGAACTGGGCGGCCGGCAGCTGCTGACCGCCCACCTCGCCGACCCCGACGGCACCCCGCACGCCCCCGGCGCGGTGGCCCGCCGGCTGCTCGCCCTGCTCGGCCGGAGCACCCGGGCGCTGCCGCCGGCCGGGCCCGGGGCGGCCGACCCGGCCTGCGCCGAACTGCGCGCCGCGCTCACCGGCCGGGACACCCTGCTGCTGCTGGACGACGTGCCGGACGCCGAGCACCTGGCCCCGCTGCTGCCCGAGGAGCCGCGCTGCCTGGTGCTCGCGGTCTCGGCGGGCCCGCTCACCGCGCTGGCCGACCGCTTCCCGGTGGACCCGGTGATCCTGCGCGGGCTGGACGAGGCGGCCGCTGTCGAGCTGCTCACCGCGCTGGTCGGCGGCACCCGGATCGGCTGCGACCCGGTGGCCGCCGCCGAACTCGGCGAGGCCTGCGCCGAGCGGCCGGCCCCGCTGCGGCTGATGGCCGGCTGGCTGCGGGCGCACCCCAAGGCGGCGGTGCCGGAGGCGGCGGTGGCGCTGCGCGCGGTCGAGGGGGCGGCCGATCCGCTGGCCGCCGCACTGCTGCTGCGCTACCGCGCGCTGCCGGTGGCGCAGGCCCGGATGCTGCGGATGCTCACCCTGGCCCCCGGCGGCCGGGTCGATCCGCGCACGGCCTCCGCGCTGGCCGGCTGCCCGGCCCCCGAGGCGGTCGCCGTCCTGCACGCGCTGGCCGAGCAGGAGCTGCTGGACCAGGCCGATCCGGCGGCCGACGGCACCGCCCGCTACCGGCTGCCCGGGCGGCACTTCGCCCGGCTGCTGGCGTTGCGCGAGGAGCACGACCGCCCGGCCGCCGTGCAGTTGGCCCGGGCCCGGCTGCTGGAGCGGCTGATCCGGCTCACCGACTCGGCGCGGGCGCTGCTCGACCCGGCGGTGCCGGCGCCCGACCCGCTGCCCGGGCCGCTGCGGTTGCGCAGCGCGGAGCACGCCCGGCGCTGGCTGGCCGAGGAGTGCGAGTGGCTGCTGGCCGCCGCCGAGCAGGCGCTGGCCCGGGCGGACCTGGACGGATCGGTGGGGCGGCTGGTCGGCGCCCTGCTGCGGACCCTGCCGCTGGCCGCCGAGCACGGGCTGCCGGCGGGTGAGGCGCACCGGCTGCACGCGCTGGTGCTGGCGCTGGCCGAGCGCCAGGGCGCGCCGCGCCGGGCCGCGGCCGCGCTGCTCAACCTGGGGGACCTGCGGGCCGCGGCCGGTGAGTGGGCGGTGGCGGCGGAGCACTACCAGGCGGCGGTGGCGCACACCCGGCAGCCGCGGGACGACGCCGCGGCGGCACGCGCGCTCGAAGGTGTGGGGGAGTGCAGGAGGGCGCTCGGTGAGGCGGTGCGCGCCGCCGACGCCTACGGGCGGGCGCTGGCGCTGCGCCAGGGGCTCGGCGACGGGGCCGGCCAGGCCAGGCTGCTGACCCGGCTGGCCGAGGCGCACGCCGCCCAGCGGCGGTTCGACGAGGCGGTCCGGGAGTACCGCTCGGCGCTCGGCCTGCTGCGCCGGCTCGGCGACGAACGCGGGGCCGGCGCGGTCGGCCGGGCGCTGAACCGGCTGTCGGCGTCCTGA
- a CDS encoding NUDIX domain-containing protein yields MVKDVAEEWEVRSAERPFQGRLTGVSSDEVRMPDGSYARRDYQTHPGSVAVLALDEERRVLLVRQYRHPVRQRLWELPAGVLDVPGENPLHAAQRELFEEAYCKAGHWRVLVDFYTSPGGSDEAVRIFLATELGEAEGERFDAHGEELEIETARVPLAELVELVLAGELHNPTLVSGVLALSAALAGAGPDGLRPADAPWPARPFGA; encoded by the coding sequence ATGGTCAAGGACGTGGCGGAAGAGTGGGAGGTGCGGTCCGCCGAGCGGCCGTTCCAGGGGCGGCTCACCGGGGTCAGCTCGGACGAGGTGCGGATGCCGGACGGCTCCTACGCCCGCCGGGACTACCAGACCCACCCCGGCTCGGTGGCCGTGCTGGCGCTGGACGAGGAGCGCCGGGTGCTGCTGGTGCGCCAGTACCGGCACCCGGTGCGCCAGCGGCTGTGGGAGCTGCCGGCCGGCGTGCTCGACGTGCCGGGCGAGAACCCGCTGCACGCCGCGCAGCGCGAGCTCTTCGAGGAGGCCTACTGCAAGGCGGGCCACTGGCGGGTGCTGGTGGACTTCTACACCTCGCCCGGCGGCAGCGACGAGGCGGTGCGGATCTTCCTGGCCACCGAACTGGGCGAGGCCGAGGGCGAGCGGTTCGACGCGCACGGCGAGGAGCTGGAGATCGAGACCGCCCGGGTGCCGCTGGCCGAACTGGTCGAGCTGGTGCTGGCCGGCGAGCTGCACAACCCCACCCTGGTCAGCGGCGTGCTGGCGCTGAGCGCCGCGCTGGCCGGCGCCGGCCCCGACGGGCTGCGCCCGGCCGACGCGCCCTGGCCGGCCCGCCCGTTCGGCGCGTAG